A genomic window from Gymnodinialimonas ceratoperidinii includes:
- a CDS encoding DUF1476 domain-containing protein has product MTTFDDREKAFENKYAHDAEMQFKAEARRNKLMGLWVADALGKTGEDANAYAAEVVKADFEEAGHEDVMRKVMADLGDKKSETEVRAKYDELLVVAKAQLVDEG; this is encoded by the coding sequence ATGACCACATTCGACGATCGCGAAAAAGCCTTCGAGAACAAGTATGCCCACGATGCAGAGATGCAGTTCAAGGCCGAAGCGCGCCGCAACAAACTGATGGGTCTCTGGGTCGCCGATGCGCTTGGCAAGACCGGTGAGGACGCCAACGCCTATGCCGCAGAGGTGGTGAAGGCCGATTTCGAAGAGGCCGGCCACGAGGACGTGATGCGCAAGGTCATGGCCGATCTGGGCGACAAGAAATCCGAGACAGAGGTTCGCGCGAAATACGACGAGCTGCTGGTGGTCGCCAAAGCACAGCTGGTCGACGAGGGCTGA
- the bmt gene encoding betaine--homocysteine S-methyltransferase, which translates to MSDPLSRLLSSREWLLADGATGTALFNMGLQSGDAPELWNVDHPDRITRLYRGAVDAGSDLFLTNSFGGTAARLKLHDAQDRVHELNKAAAEIGREVADTAGREIIVAGSVGPTGEIMAPMGPLTHEIAVEMFHEQAEGLKAGGADVLWVETISAPEEYKAASEAARLADMPWCGTMSFDTAGRTMMGLTSAAMAAMVEKLSHAPLAYGANCGVGASDLLRTVLGFRASGNPRPIIAKGNAGIPKYVNGHIHYDGTPELMARYAVLARDAGATIIGGCCGTTPEHLAHMREALETTPRGAAPSLEQIAEEMGGFSSGVDGTEENGGGPTRERRGRRRTQA; encoded by the coding sequence ATGTCCGATCCCCTCTCCCGCCTCTTGTCCTCCAGAGAATGGCTGCTGGCCGATGGCGCCACGGGAACCGCGCTGTTCAACATGGGCCTCCAGTCCGGCGACGCGCCGGAATTGTGGAACGTGGATCACCCCGATCGCATCACCAGATTATACCGAGGCGCTGTCGACGCAGGCTCGGACCTCTTCCTCACCAATTCTTTCGGCGGCACCGCCGCGCGCTTGAAGCTGCACGACGCGCAAGACCGCGTGCACGAGTTGAACAAGGCCGCCGCCGAGATCGGCCGCGAGGTTGCCGACACGGCCGGACGCGAGATCATCGTGGCGGGCTCGGTCGGTCCCACCGGCGAGATCATGGCACCGATGGGCCCCCTCACCCACGAGATTGCAGTCGAGATGTTCCACGAGCAGGCCGAGGGCCTGAAAGCTGGCGGCGCGGATGTGCTCTGGGTCGAGACGATCTCGGCACCCGAAGAATACAAGGCGGCCTCCGAGGCGGCACGACTGGCGGACATGCCGTGGTGCGGTACCATGAGCTTCGACACCGCCGGGCGCACGATGATGGGCCTGACCTCTGCCGCCATGGCCGCGATGGTCGAAAAACTGTCGCACGCGCCGCTGGCCTATGGCGCGAATTGCGGCGTCGGCGCGTCGGATCTGCTGCGCACGGTTCTGGGCTTCCGCGCCTCCGGCAATCCGCGCCCGATCATTGCGAAGGGCAACGCCGGTATCCCCAAGTACGTGAACGGCCACATCCACTACGACGGCACGCCAGAGCTCATGGCGCGATACGCCGTGCTGGCCCGCGATGCCGGTGCCACGATCATCGGTGGCTGCTGCGGCACGACACCCGAACATCTCGCCCATATGCGCGAAGCGCTGGAGACCACCCCGCGCGGCGCGGCGCCAAGCCTCGAGCAGATTGCCGAGGAAATGGGCGGCTTCTCCTCTGGCGTGGACGGGACCGAAGAGAACGGCGGCGGCCCGACACGAGAACGTCGCGGACGGCGCCGGACCCAGGCCTGA
- a CDS encoding N-(5'-phosphoribosyl)anthranilate isomerase: MEDLFSCAPPVAPSLEAERWIEHLFSARAAINGQVVRRKARDVERIVGWPRFRQELRRRGYSAVRNSAQVVVFCNAQPVIPI, encoded by the coding sequence ATGGAAGACCTATTCTCATGCGCCCCGCCCGTCGCACCCTCGCTTGAAGCCGAGCGTTGGATCGAACACCTTTTCTCGGCCCGCGCCGCGATCAACGGCCAAGTCGTCCGCCGCAAAGCCCGCGATGTCGAACGGATCGTCGGCTGGCCGCGCTTCCGTCAGGAACTGCGCCGCCGGGGCTATTCCGCCGTCCGTAACAGCGCGCAGGTCGTGGTGTTCTGCAATGCACAGCCCGTCATCCCCATCTGA
- a CDS encoding PA0069 family radical SAM protein, translating into MFHTCPMDHSGRRSIGRGVASNPVGRFERHGREAVDDGWDLVEELPPLRTEVAEERARRIIARNTSPDISFDRSINPYRGCEHGCVYCFARTSHAYLGMSPGLDFETKLIARPNAAELLDAELRRPSYVCDTIAIGTNTDAYQPIERDRRVMRGVLEVLQQFRHPVAIATKGALIERDVDILSEMGGAALARVGLSVTTLQPEVSRKMEPRVPSPARRLRTIERLAKAGVPVRVMISPIVPGLTDHELEGIVTAARDAGAVAASMIPIRLPREVSDLWQSWLREHYPEREERVMSKLRDMHGGKPYEAEFGKRMRGEGVWAKLLQQRFNRAVRAAGLAETLPPLRRDLFEVPLARGDQLALF; encoded by the coding sequence ATGTTCCACACTTGCCCGATGGATCATTCGGGCCGGCGCAGCATTGGAAGAGGGGTGGCGAGCAACCCTGTCGGGCGGTTCGAGCGCCACGGTCGGGAGGCTGTGGATGACGGGTGGGATCTTGTCGAAGAGCTGCCGCCCTTGCGCACGGAAGTGGCAGAGGAACGCGCGCGGCGCATTATAGCGCGCAATACCTCGCCAGATATATCCTTTGACCGTTCCATCAATCCCTACAGGGGCTGCGAGCACGGCTGCGTCTACTGCTTCGCGCGCACCTCGCACGCCTATCTGGGAATGTCGCCGGGGTTGGATTTCGAGACCAAGCTGATTGCGCGCCCGAACGCAGCCGAGCTTCTGGACGCCGAGCTGCGCCGGCCAAGCTACGTCTGCGACACGATCGCCATTGGCACCAACACCGACGCCTACCAGCCGATCGAGCGCGACCGCCGGGTGATGCGGGGCGTGTTGGAGGTTCTGCAGCAGTTCCGGCATCCGGTCGCCATTGCCACCAAGGGCGCGCTGATCGAGCGCGACGTTGATATCCTGTCGGAAATGGGAGGAGCGGCGCTGGCCCGGGTGGGGCTTTCGGTCACGACGCTCCAGCCCGAGGTGTCGCGCAAGATGGAACCGCGGGTGCCGTCTCCGGCGCGGCGGCTGCGCACGATCGAGAGACTGGCGAAGGCCGGGGTGCCGGTGCGGGTGATGATCTCTCCCATCGTGCCGGGACTTACCGATCACGAGCTTGAAGGCATCGTGACCGCGGCCCGTGACGCTGGCGCCGTAGCCGCGAGCATGATCCCGATCAGACTGCCGCGCGAAGTCTCGGACCTTTGGCAGTCCTGGCTCAGGGAGCATTACCCCGAGCGGGAGGAACGAGTAATGTCGAAGCTGCGCGACATGCACGGCGGCAAACCCTACGAGGCGGAGTTCGGCAAACGCATGCGGGGGGAGGGCGTCTGGGCCAAGCTGCTGCAGCAACGCTTCAACCGCGCCGTGCGCGCAGCGGGTCTGGCCGAGACGTTGCCCCCCTTGCGGCGCGACCTGTTCGAGGTGCCGCTCGCCCGCGGCGACCAACTCGCCCTGTTTTGA
- a CDS encoding corrinoid protein: MSDQEDDIVLSELNDEDLVAQMFDDLYDGLKEEIEEGVNILLERKWEPYRILTEALVGGMTIVGNDFRDGILFVPEVLMAANAMKGGMAILKPLLIETGAPRVGKMVIGTVKGDIHDIGKNLVSMMMEGAGFEVVDLGINNAVESYLEALEAEKPDILGMSALLTTTMPYMKVVIDTMNEKGIRDDYIVLVGGAPLNDEFGKAIGADAYCRDAAVAVETAKEWVARKHNQMGASA, encoded by the coding sequence ATGTCTGATCAAGAAGACGACATTGTCCTGTCTGAACTGAACGACGAGGACCTCGTCGCGCAAATGTTCGACGACCTCTACGACGGCCTCAAGGAAGAGATCGAGGAAGGTGTGAACATCCTGCTCGAGCGCAAGTGGGAGCCCTACCGTATCCTGACCGAGGCGCTGGTCGGCGGCATGACGATCGTCGGCAATGACTTCCGCGATGGAATCCTCTTCGTGCCTGAGGTCCTGATGGCCGCCAACGCGATGAAGGGCGGCATGGCGATCCTCAAGCCGCTGCTGATCGAGACCGGCGCGCCTCGGGTCGGCAAGATGGTGATCGGCACCGTGAAGGGTGACATTCATGACATCGGCAAGAACCTCGTGTCGATGATGATGGAAGGTGCGGGCTTCGAGGTCGTGGACCTCGGGATCAACAATGCCGTGGAGAGCTATCTCGAGGCGCTTGAAGCCGAGAAGCCCGACATCCTCGGCATGTCCGCCCTGCTGACCACGACGATGCCCTACATGAAGGTCGTCATCGACACGATGAACGAAAAGGGTATCCGCGACGATTACATCGTTCTGGTCGGCGGCGCGCCCCTGAACGACGAATTCGGCAAGGCCATCGGCGCCGACGCCTACTGCCGCGACGCCGCGGTGGCCGTCGAAACGGCCAAGGAATGGGTCGCGCGCAAGCATAACCAGATGGGTGCCTCGGCTTAA